From Phosphitispora fastidiosa:
TCTCGGACTAATTTAAAGGAGATATTTTTATTTAGTGTATCAGATGGGTAATAGAAAGTCAACTTTTAATTACCAGTGTGTTTTAATTACCATTGTGGCAATAATTTTGTCGACTACTGCCAAATCCTGTTCCATGGCTTCGGAATTGGTTTCAACACTGTAGACCATGTTCCCGCTGCCTGCTTTCCGGGCCGAAAATATGTAGGTATACGGAACCGAACTCACATATACATTAGCCTTGGTCAGCCTCAGGGAGGTGCTTGTTTCACTTTCCAGAGTCCATCCTTCTGAAAGCAACAGTTCTTTCTTTAATTTTATGACAGTGGCCAGGTCTCTGTTGTCATAAGTTAATTCAAATTCTGTCTCCTCAGGACTCTCAATAATCAGGGCGCTTCCTTCGGAAATTGATTCCCAGTCCCCTTCGGGAAATAGAACAGAACTGCCTGTCACAGGCTCAATATATTCTTCCCAGTCTGAGGTATCCACATTGATAACTGTAATTTTGCGGGCTGCTGCATCCCAGTCTACATTTGCCCCCATGGCTTCCCCTACAAATCTGAGTGGTACAAAGGTACGTCCTCCTTTGATGACCGCAGGAACGTCCAAAGCCTGGGGTTTATTATCAACAAAGGCTGTTTTGCTTCCTATGGCAACCTTGATAACGGTTCCGGAATCAGTTTCAATCAAAACCGTCCTGGTAGATGGCAGCCAGTCAACATATGCATCCAGAGCTTCAGCAATAAATCGCAGGGGAACGAGAGTCCTTCCCG
This genomic window contains:
- a CDS encoding copper amine oxidase N-terminal domain-containing protein — translated: MRRMKKMMVMLFLILTLGLLAAPVSAMVDYYDFYKVVKLTVGENLSHINERPYYSDQAPYIDSGRTLVPLRFIAEALDAYVDWLPSTRTVLIETDSGTVIKVAIGSKTAFVDNKPQALDVPAVIKGGRTFVPLRFVGEAMGANVDWDAAARKITVINVDTSDWEEYIEPVTGSSVLFPEGDWESISEGSALIIESPEETEFELTYDNRDLATVIKLKKELLLSEGWTLESETSTSLRLTKANVYVSSVPYTYIFSARKAGSGNMVYSVETNSEAMEQDLAVVDKIIATMVIKTHW